The genomic window TTCGATCAATTGGAGTACCATCATCTATCATGAGATGATAGTTCTGCTCGATGGGAGTAGCTGCAGGTCTACAACCCAACATGCCTATTTCTGTCAGTAAGTCGAGTACATACTTTCGCTGAGAAAAAAAAATGCCATGAGATGATCTAGCAACTTCAATCCCAAGGAAGTATCTCAAAGGATCAAGATTCTTGACTTCAAATGACTGAGCTAAATGAATCTTTAGACGATCAATCTCTGGAAGATCATCACTCGTtagaattatgtcatcaacgtacactATTAAAACTGCAACATTCCCACTGTTATGTTGAAAAAATATAGTATAATCAGCATTACTTTGCTGATAACCCATTTCTAGTACTGTATGTCGGAACTGATCAAACCAAGTCTGAGGTGACTGTTTCAAGCCATAAAATGAGCGATGCAGCTGACACACCTTTCCAGCAGTTGCAGCACTAGAGAAACCTGGAGGAATTTTCATGTATACCTTCTCCTGAAGATCTCCATGTAAAAAGGCATTCTTAACATCTAATTGAGAAAGACTCCAGCTAAGATTAGTAGCACGAGAAATAAGGATCCTCATAGAGTTGATCTTCGCAACTGGAGCAAAGGTTTTATCATAGTCTATTCTGTATGTCTGAGTATAATCTTTTACTACCAATTGTACTTTATAGTGATCAACAGTCCTCTTTGGAGTTTGTTTTACTATAAAAACCCATCTGCAACCAGCAGTTTATTTTCCAGTAGGTAATAAAATAAGTTTCCATGTATTATTCTTGGCCAAGGCCTTTATCTCCTCAAGCATTGCCTCCTTCCATTTTGGATCTGCCATAGCATCCTTCCAGTGTGAGAGAACAGAGATAGAAGCCAGAGATACAATAAAAGATCAATATGAAGGTGAAAGAGACTCATAGGAAATAAAATTAGCAATATCATGACAGTAACGAGGAGGAATAATATGTGGACAAGAAGCTTTTCTATGAGTAATAGGAAGATGTAAATCAGTTAAAGAAATGTTACCGTCATTATTATTGGGGGAGGAAGATATCGAAGCTGACTCTGAAGGAGACTATTGGGTAGTAGGAGAATGCATACCAGGCTCTATAACAAGCTCTGTAACATGTAGAGAAGACTGCTGCTCCTCCTGTTGATTAGAATTACTATCTGCAAAATTACTATCTAATTGCTCCTGTTCTCCAGACTCCTACTCCTTAGACTCCCCCTCATGATCGATGAAATCAGATGAAACATCGGGAGAGAAGAAAAAGTTAGATATAATAGTAGGTTGATTGGTGGGCACATCTACGGGGTCACTACTAAAGAATGCCTTAGACTCTCGAAATGTCACATCCATATTGACCAACATACATCACTCAGAAGGGTAATAGCATTTGTATCTCTTCTGAGTGGCAGAATAGCCaacaaaaatatatttaagaGCTTGGGGATCTAGTTTACTAATTATAGATCGATGATCTCGGACAAAGCACACACACTCAAATACCCAAGAAGGTATAACAAAAGAAGATACTCTTTGTAGACACTCAAGTGACGTGTGATAGTCTAAAACTCGAAGAGGCATCCAGTTAATAAGATAGGCTGCCTCACCCCAAAGGAACTTAGGAACCCTCATAGTGAAGGATAAAGACTAAGCTACTTCCAATAAGTATCGATTTTTATGTTCAGCAACACCCTTCTGAGCAGACGTATTGACACATGTAGTTTGATGGACAATCCCATGAGCAGCTAAATACTCACAGAACTTCCTATTCATGTATTCAGTGCCATTATTAGATCTCAGAGTTTTGATTGTGGCATTAAACTGAGTATTTACAAActtatgaaattttttgaagCACCTGAGAACCTCATCCTTTGTCTTTAGTAGATAAACCCAGATCACTCTACTATGACAGACAATAAATATAACAAAGTATCGATGTTCAGAAAGAAAAATAGTACTACACGGCCCCCACACATCAGAGTGAATAACATCAAAGATCTTAATATTTCGAgtgtcagaaataggataaatagtTTGTGTGTGTTTAGCAAACTCACATGCATCACAAACCAATTTATGCTTGTCATAGATATTATATAAACTATAAAAGAGTCTTGCTAAcacaaagaaagaaagatgacCAAGCCTACGATATTGTAACTGGAGTTCATGCACAGCATTTTTGGAAGAAGATACAACCAAGCCAACTTCCAGATTATCTTTCTGTCCTCGTCCGGTCAGATAATAAAGTTTGTCATGCATTCTATCATACCCAATCATCTCCCCTGTTGTCAGCTCCTGAAGAACACAATAGGTGGAAAAAAATATTACTTTGTAATTTAAAATAGCTGTAATGGAGCTTATAGAGAGGAGATTAGTGAGAAAACTAGGAACATATAAAATTGAGGACAATGTCATCGTCGGTGTACAATTAACAGAACCTTTTTCTGACACACTTTATCCTGATCAGAGCAAGGTGAATATGACGTGAATGACTTGGATTGTCCTGTCATGTGACTAGTAGCTCCTGAGTCTAGGATCCAATATTGAGAAGTATCTAAGGTAGTAAGTGCACTACTACTATCAGAAGTATAAGAACTAATTTGTACAAAAtgggaataaaaaataaaagaaagactgaAAGAATTAGTAAACAAACCCATAGCAGATGAAGAGGTATTGCTAGAAGAAGTGTTCAGCCTGGCTAGAATGTGACGTAGGGTTTGCAGTTCCTCCATAGACAAAAAACCCCAGCATCAGTAGATGGAGTAGCAGAAACAGATGAAACCATGATAGATAGAGGAGCTGAAACAAATGAAGTAGCATCATGGATCTCAAAAAAATTGACCTGACCACGATCGATTGCTCCTCCAAAGTGCCCACCTTCTCGCCGACCTCCTCTACCACGACTCTGGCCAGATGAAGGATGACCATGTAACTATCAGCATGTATTACAGATGTGCTCCGATTTGTTGCAATAGAAGCATATCCGTATATCTCGATCACCTCTACCATGCGGTTGTGATTGTGGCTGAGCGACCATCATAGAACGGGCTGTATCAGCAAAGGAGGCAATCATCACACGTCGATGAGTTTCCTCACTTAGAATTAATGAGAAGATCTGATTGAGAAAAGGCAGATCAGAACTTCGATTCAAAATTTGAACTCTAATTGGGTCGAATTCTTTATTGAGGCTGGCAAGGAAATCAAAGATTCGCTcttcatttataaattttttgaactcagcaGCATTGTTAGCACAACTGACCTTGAAGGGGCGATAAAAATCCTGCTCTAACTATAAATGTTAAAGTTCTGCCATATAAGCGATGATAGAAAGTTCACCCTGCCTGAGTGCATGCATCTTACGTTTGAGCTTAAAAGCTTGGGTTGTGTTATCCTGCTGAAAATAAGTTTGGGCAGCAGCCTCCCAAATTTCTTGAGCAGTTTTAAAGAACGACATGCCCTGAGCAACTGAGGGTACTATGGAGTTGATTAGCCAGGCCATCACAAGTGAGTTCTCTGACTCCTATTGCACAAAAGTGGTGTCCCCTTTGGTGGCTGCAGTTTAGCCCTGATGAGAAAATCCTCCAAACCATGGGCTTTGATGAACAGCCATACATTTCTGGCCCATAAAAAATAAGCGAGGGGTTTGTCCAGTCTAGCAGAACTGATCTGAAAAGGAGAATTATCCATCTCAGATCGAGAGGTAGCGGCACAAGTCACCACCTCACTTATTACCTTCTCTAACTCCTCCTTAGTGAAACCGTCTGACATCTTCAAAtaagctcaaaagaaaagatcaCTGAATgatattcatcttttttttattttttttattttttttttcttttttttgaaaagaaaaataactaAGGGCTGACCTGTCCCTTTTCACAGGCGAATTCCATGGGCATAGTCGCACGGGGTGCAAGAGGGGACAGCGAAGGGATGGGGCGGCGGCAGGGGAGGAGGTGGTGCCAAATATGGTATGGATAGAGAGTGCGGCACGGACAGCGGTGACAGATCACGCTGGAgttggagaaggagaagggaggggGGTTTGGTGGCACGGATAGCGGTGGGAGATCAGGAGTAGGGGATCAGGACGGTGGCGGGTGCCAATGGTGGCAACGGCGTTCTGCAACGAAATGGGGCCGGTGATGGAATGGATAGTGATGGGAGATTGGGAAGGCAAGAGGTGGGAGGAGCAATGTTGGGCGGTGGCCGATCTGTGATAAAATGGGGCCAAGCACAAGGGAAGAGTGGCGGTGGCGATGGGGAATGAGGTGGGGCGATGGCAAAGGAAGGAGGTTGTGATGAGGGAAGAAGAGAGATTAGGAACGGAAAAAAAATTCATAGATCAGAACTTGGGAGGTCTGATACCATGTTGAATGTGGAGAGAAAGGAGAAGGATTTATTTTCTATATTGTATGGGGTGGAGTAGTCCCCATAATATACAATAACCTTTTCTTTTACAAGAAAATATTACAGCCCATCGCCATCTTTATCATCCTTAATTAGAGTAGCTAATTAGGGAAATACAACCTACTGTCCAACAAATAAAAAAGCATTCGTACCATTCACAACATGAAGCTAGGTATACTTTAAACATTATTTTTACAAACATTTACCACTATCAACGGCCGGTCAAGAGAGCAGATTCCATTGTTGATGCTGAGCAGGCAAACAACGAACTATTTGACATGCGAATATCATTGAAGCCTTCATTCCCCATAGCTGAAATCTCGGCATTCCAACCATCTTCAGACATCTCAGGAAGGGGAGCATCGCGTTCCAGTATTCGCATCACCAGAGGCATAGGAGGCCTAGAACTGGAGTTAGGTTGTGAGCAAAGAAGGCCAAGCTTTAGCACCATCTCCATCTCTTCGACAATATATTCATTCCCCAAGTTTGGATCCGTTGCCTCCAAAATAGTCCCTGCCTTCCAGCACTCCAGAACTTTGTCTACCAACACTACGTCTTCTTCTGATGCTCTTATCTCTATTGGCCTTCTTCCAGAAGCCACCTCAAGCAAAAATCCACCAAAGGCAAACACATCTGTGCTTGTAGTTGCCTTGCCAGTCTTGGTGAGCTCTGGTGCGAGGTAACCCAGAGTCCCAACTACATGTGTAGTCTGGGGATCGGTTCCGTGATCATATAGTCTTGCCAGGCCAAAATCACCCAGTCTTCCATTCATCTGATCATCTAGCAAGATGTTGCTAGCCTTGATGTCTCTGTGAACAACCACCTTCTCCCATCCTTCATGCAAATAATAAACCGCGGAAGCTACACCTTTGATTATTTGGAATCTTTGTTCCCAAGTGAGCATCAACTTAGGTTGGTTAAATAGGTACTTGTCCAAACTAGCATTGGGCATGAATTCATAGACCAGTAAGAGCTCCCTTTTTCTCCTGCAATAACCAAGGAGCTGTACCAAGTTCCGGTGACGCAAGCGGCCGATGCTAACAATCTCTGCAATGAACTCTCTCATTCCTTGTCTTGATTCATGCGAAACCTGCTTAACTGCAACTGGGATGTTAGTGTCTGGCAACGCACCTTTGTAGACCCTACCAAAACCTCCAGCTCCCAAGAGATGTTGGTCTCTGAAGCCCTTGGTGGCCAAGAATAGGTCCTTGTAGCAGAACCTCTGGGGTCCATATTCTAGCTCCCACTCTTCAAACACCTCTCTGAATTTAATCCTCCTCTTCACAAAAAAGATTGTGCCAGTTATGATTATCAACAACAAAACTATTGCCAGGATTATCAGCAACCCAATCTTCCAAGACTCTAAGGTCGATTTAGACCCTATGCGAGGGAGGGATGGAAGACGTGAGAGATCAAGTGCTTGAGCCTTTCCATTCAACTTAAAGCTCCAGCCCAGAACGTAATGAGATGTTATAAATGGTCCTACTGCAGAAGAAAATCCGACATGCATATAGTCTGAGATCCAAGAAGAGAGATTCACATTTGAAGACAAGCATGGAACAGCCGGTTTGGCTACATCAGTAGGTGCTAACGTTACATTAAGCTGTCCATCCAAGTGATTATATTCTATCCAAGCCTGTATTGGTTTGCCACTCACAAGGCTCAGGTTCTGGAACACACCTCCATTGTCATTAGTGAAATAAGTTGCATGCTTGGATCTAATAGACTTTGGACTGTTAACATCAATTCCAACATGATTATCGTCAATATCATTGAATTCAGGGTTCATGTTTGTATCGAGCTCAATGGCCACAATTTGGTTTCCAGAGTATGAATTGCTTGAATTGAAGAGTCCCAGGAATTGACTTGGTAAGGCATAAGACAGATTTGCCGATTGCGCAAGGACGAAGGCAATTCCTTGGCCAAACAAGTCTTGGTACTTGGGGACCATTGCAAAGATGAAGGAAGTTGAGAAGGAGAGAGCTTTACCAGTTGTTGAGTTCTTAAAGCGGAGTGGAGTTGGGAGAAAGGCGTGGCCCTTGGCTGGCTGTCTAGTGTCAGTGAGAATTAGAAGGCCATTGGATGCGATCTCTGCAATGCCATCCAGATTCAGTTTGGCAGCACCGAATCCATTATAAGTAAAATCATCATCTTGTGCTGATGCCGTAGTGAGTGCGAGGATGAGAAAGAAGAACATGTTCTTTGGAAACATGGCTTGGTTCTAACTTTTACTCGCCTTCTACAATATGACAGATTCCTCTGGTTTCTCATGCCTGCCACTTTATGTATCATTAAAAATGCTTGGAAAGTGAGGAGAAGAACAGAAAGTAGAGTGAAAGGCACATGCGATGACTAGAAGTCTTTGCTTGCAATATAGTTGGCCACATCCATGATGATGCAAACTATGCAGCAACACTACATTTCACCATTTCATTCCTCGTCTGACATGTTGCTGATATAATAGCCAAGCAAAGTAACTTGCACTAATTCCCTCCTGCCACGTTGGATGCAAAATGGGGCAATGGTGCAGCATAGCATTGTTCATGATATAGTCATCCTTTAATGATGCTGGACCCTCCATTCTTGCATCTCTAGATGTGGATCACTAGTTTAAAGATATTATGTCTTCCCCTCTGGTGAGGGGACAAGAAGAGAGCCTAGCTAGGCATGCtttgaatttttctcttttctctttctccctcGCAGCTGTCGTCTCTACCATACGTCACACAATTCTGATTTGTGTGTCCATAGATGTTTGCTTCTCTTTCACGcagatggcaaaaaaaaaaaaaagttcaaataAAGAGGAAAAAACATATTTGTTATTTTTATGAGAGCAACAGTAAGAAGAAGTCAATTAACTCTTAAGTGCTTGAGTTTTGTCTGTGGAATTCTAACTGTTACACTCCACCCAAGGCAACACAACGAAAGCTGATTAGGAAAATTCTTTCTCAGGATATAGCTCTGAGCTGTGACCGAAAATGACAATGATGCATCTACTATTATCAAGAGTGCACATATAGTAtttgtgttaggatttgacacctcgagattcagcccacattgagcccatagcgaggttcgcggcgaaaaatggagtccaacgagaccaagatcacctgaaacggagctcggatggaggagatacgagcttttgaagtcggcacgagattcgaggcggtggaggaccaccggcgaccggcggcgggcggcagcggcatacgggacgcgcgacccaggcctttGCGGGGCGCGTGACCCACGTGGGCGAGCGGCCCAAccgggcacgcggcccaggcgggcgcatggCCCAGCCGAGCGCGCGGCCCAggctggcgcgcggcccagccccaCGCGGGCCCACGTGCAggcgcggcctgctggccctttgccccgatccaccgtggaccgggcggtccacggctggacctgtggaccgcgtgggcattttccatgcgtttctcacggtccacggcactatttcgtggaccggagtgcgatctgagggcatgggtggctcccgatcttgatccgacggtccaggggttatttggctttgtttaggactcctaatccttttctaatcaagtttttaaccCGGGCCTGTGCATGAAATAGAGGGGGTGGTGGTTCGGATTTTCGCACCGTACGAAGACCGTACGGAactcaagagaagagagaggcggaagcgctgagggACAAGGAGCaagaggcttctggacagcggtcgccaggcacttcaggggttcagggggtcttccaagagagagagagcttttgtgagaaaaacttctagtgagagagaattgggtgtacaagggttgagggtgaggtctccttttgtaaaatttctttttcatagtgaagtttgcatgccccgtggaggcgagcccttttgtggctgatccacgtattttgattgtttttcttttgttttgtttcttctttcttcctactgcatcgcgtggtactgaaaagatcttgggaggtggtgtcctgaccagacatccacccaacaagtagaatcagagcaaggcggtacaaggatgcagattacagcggtggtgagcaagactgaagatggagaagacaggaacaatcaagatggagatcaacaagttcgatggtaagagcaatttctccttgtggcaggcaagggtgaaggacgtgctcatccaacagggattgatcgatgctctcttgtgcgatgagaagccgaccaccatggtgGTGCGgaattgaaaatggctacagatgcaggtggtgaataccatccgtatgtacctggcggatgagatggtaatccatgtgctgagcgagacttctccgacggtgctgtggtcgaagctcgaggagttgtacatggcgaagtctctcactaacactcttttcctttggagacagttctaccaactgtggatgactgagggacagagcgtgcaggagcatttgagccacttccagaagatcctcaccaacctccttagcgttggcgagaacgttgaggagaagaccagggcattggttttgctggcgtcgcttccctcttcgtacgagtccttggtgactgctcttctagtggggaagagcactatcaagatggacgaggtcaccgcgatgatactccagaacgaggttctcaagagggagaacccagcttcgagctcaggtggcggtagctcagctttggtggcttctggaagagcaggaggcggtagacggagcgacaggagatcgcaacgagagcGGTCTAagttcaggagggacttgagcaaaactaggtgttaccggtgtgaggagttggggcatctagccagagattgacctcaacttaaaaatcggacggtggctgctatagcgacggccgacagtgattcagatggagatgtcctggagatatctgatgaggtatctacttcttcccagcagtggatattagattctgcatgcccttatcatgtatgttgcagagaagagcagtttgactccctagagaacaatgagggcactgtatatctgtcggatggatcgagctgtgcgatcagaggcattgggacggtcagctggaggacacatgacggtgcagtgaggagattgggggaggtccgatacatacccgattttaggcggaatcttatctcacttagcagactggattcaagaggctacaggacggtagctggtggagaaatcctgagggtgttacgtggcgataggattgtactggaggggaagaaggggagcagaggacattattacctggcagggagcccagtgcgaggtggagcttcgggagccaggtagagcccagagcgaggtggagctctaggaggcggatcgggcacgagataggagactcgggaggacgagaggcgacgtcgcaaggtgagattcctattgccgcaggatgatgccccgagcaggtctcaggtcaggaggagcacagcatacgacgaagatgggatcgagcagcctggctcgactcccatgtttgcccatccatgatcagcaggcgattgccccagggcatgggggcgaggagatccagaagctctcgaagtttggaggaggccaaatattaagtcgaggtagagattgttaggatttgacacctttaaattcagcccacattgagcccacagcgaggttcacgacgaaaaacgaagtccaacgagaccaagatcacctgaacggagctcggatggaggagatacgagcttttgaagtcggcacgagattcgaggtggtggaggaccaccggcgacagCAGCACGCGGgatgtgcgacccaggcccgcacggcaCCCGCGACCCACGCGGGCGAGCGGCCCAggctggcgcgcggcccagccgggcgtgcggcccagccccacacgggcccgcgcgcaggcgcggcctgctggccctttgccccggtccaccgtggaccgagcggtccaccgtggatcgggcggtccacggctgggcctgtggaccgcgtgggcatttcccatgcatttctcatggtccacggcactatttcgtgaaccggagcgcgatctgagggcgtggatggctcccgatcttgatccgacggtccaggagttatctggctttgtttaggacttctAATCCTTTtctaatcaagtttttaaccctttaaaagggcctgtgcgtgaaacagagggGGTGGTGGTTCGGATTTTcgcaccgtacgaagcccgtacgaaactcaagagaagagagaggcggaagcactgagagacaaggagcaagaggcttctggacagcggtcgctaggcacttcaggggttcagggggtcttccaagagagagagagcttttgtgaggggaacttctagtgagagagaattgggtgtacaagggttgaggatcaagtctcctcttataaattttttttttcatagtgaagtttgcatgccccgtggaggcgagcccttttgtggctgatccacgtattttgattgtttttcttttgttttgtttcttctttcttcctgctgcatcgcgtgatactgaaaagatcttgagaggtggtgtcctggtcagacatccacccaacaatctGAAGACCATAATGTTCTTTTTCTTGGTACTCGGAAAGACTGATCTCCACCTTTTTTCTATCCTTTTCCATCCCACCTTTTGGGGCCGATTCCAACAAAAATTAAAACTCTGACCTCTTCTCCTAGAAGATGTCAGTCAAGAAATATAGGATTATATTATAGTATCTTGACCCTATCAAACGATAAATTTTTGATTGCATCTGCTACTTTCATTAGCAGAATAGTTTTCAGTGATTCCTCTCATCAAATTAGAGATTATCCAGGAACATACAAAGCACTGAAGATGGAGCCATTGGAAACACCAATTATATCCAACATGTGAAGGCTGGTTTGTTCTACCTAGAATGCAATCATGAAATTGACACTACCATATATTCTTAAAGACATACAATCAGAGAAATGTCCTTGACCCATAAGATAAGTTGAGAAAATAGCGGTAGGAACTGCAACATGAGTTAAATAGGCAACAACAAGCCAAGGATGCACACCCACGAGGGAAATAAATTCTCACTCACGACCTATATAACAAACTACACTGAGTAAGAAGTATGAAACAGTAAGCTCCTAAAGCTTGCAATTGTATAACCACTTATCAACAAGTACTACTTCCCACATGGATACTAGTGGCTGCAAAAGTAAGAATAATGGCTGGCACACCCTGAATCCAATAGCCagttcggatacgtgatggccgcacactccttaaaacttatcctaaagaatatgcaagaccaaattaaatcattacaaccttaacatccataacaattaatttcaacaataatttataaaatcttgtataattacaaattaaatttcttcaatcttctgatcagatactatgatacTCTATTTATTCATCTACTCACCCACAATCCAAactatagccaatcatgagcatcccgtaactctgagaagaaaaaaaagatgaaggaggtgcaagctttacagtccagtaaaaattttcatatcacaccgatataataatataatctaaaaataaaaataagcaataaaatataaaatctcatattcaatattcggaataattcaaacatctataaattatttgtcttgtcaa from Elaeis guineensis isolate ETL-2024a chromosome 4, EG11, whole genome shotgun sequence includes these protein-coding regions:
- the LOC105042710 gene encoding retrovirus-related Pol polyprotein from transposon RE1; translated protein: MVEVIEIYGYASIATNRSTSVIHADSYMVILHLARVVVEEVGEKVGTLEEQSIVVRWVFIVKQTPKRTVDHYKVQLVVKDYTQTYRIDYDKTFAPVAKINSMRILISRATNLSWSLSQLDVKNAFLHGDLQEKVYMKIPPGFSSAATAGKVCQLHRSFYGLKQSPQTWFDQFRHTVLEMGYQQSNADYTIFFQHNSGNVAVLIVYVDDIILTSDDLPEIDRLKIHLAQSFEVKNLDPLRYFLGIEVARSSHGIFFSQRNIVSQYMHDLRERHQKAAYQIVRYLKRCPEYSLLFSHHGHLKIEGYTDADWAEALDNRKSTSGYYTFLDGNLVTWCSKK
- the LOC140857576 gene encoding L-type lectin-domain containing receptor kinase SIT2-like codes for the protein MFPKNMFFFLILALTTASAQDDDFTYNGFGAAKLNLDGIAEIASNGLLILTDTRQPAKGHAFLPTPLRFKNSTTGKALSFSTSFIFAMVPKYQDLFGQGIAFVLAQSANLSYALPSQFLGLFNSSNSYSGNQIVAIELDTNMNPEFNDIDDNHVGIDVNSPKSIRSKHATYFTNDNGGVFQNLSLVSGKPIQAWIEYNHLDGQLNVTLAPTDVAKPAVPCLSSNVNLSSWISDYMHVGFSSAVGPFITSHYVLGWSFKLNGKAQALDLSRLPSLPRIGSKSTLESWKIGLLIILAIVLLLIIITGTIFFVKRRIKFREVFEEWELEYGPQRFCYKDLFLATKGFRDQHLLGAGGFGRVYKGALPDTNIPVAVKQVSHESRQGMREFIAEIVSIGRLRHRNLVQLLGYCRRKRELLLVYEFMPNASLDKYLFNQPKLMLTWEQRFQIIKGVASAVYYLHEGWEKVVVHRDIKASNILLDDQMNGRLGDFGLARLYDHGTDPQTTHVVGTLGYLAPELTKTGKATTSTDVFAFGGFLLEVASGRRPIEIRASEEDVVLVDKVLECWKAGTILEATDPNLGNEYIVEEMEMVLKLGLLCSQPNSSSRPPMPLVMRILERDAPLPEMSEDGWNAEISAMGNEGFNDIRMSNSSLFACSASTMESALLTGR